Proteins encoded in a region of the Elaeis guineensis isolate ETL-2024a chromosome 7, EG11, whole genome shotgun sequence genome:
- the LOC105047830 gene encoding chaperone protein dnaJ 49, which yields MDGNKDEALKCLRIGKEALQMADRTRAVKFLTKARRLDPSLPIDDLLSAAVDGESSDAAPPDGAAAPGNPGEAPETPTAGSASASSSSTARTAAKTSSEGSSRAYTEEQITIVRQIKMKKDYYQILGLERSCAVEDVRKAYRKLSLKVHPDKNKAPGAEEAFKLVSKAFQCLSNEESRKRYDLVGSEEPTYNRAAARRHAHGFDGFYDADVDAEEIFRNFFFGGMAPAAAPFGFQFRAGGMGGPSFHQTQGDGSFNLRALIQILPVIILILLNFLPSNDPVYSLSRSYPYEHKIMTARGVPYFVKPAKFEQEYPHQSSERASLERHVERDYFTILSQNCRVELQRRQWGLSSQTPNCDTLRKFEETAS from the coding sequence ATGGATGGGAACAAAGACGAGGCTTTGAAATGCCTGCGGATCGGAAAAGAAGCCTTGCAGATGGCGGATCGAACCCGTGCCGTTAAATTCCTAACCAAAGCCCGCCGCCTCGATCCCTCTCTTCCGATCGATGATCTCCTATCCGCTGCTGTGGATGGAGAATCCAGTGACGCTGCCCCGCCGGATGGTGCTGCTGCTCCTGGTAACCCCGGCGAAGCACCCGAGACGCCAACCGCAGGCTCTGCTTCGGCCTCCTCTTCCTCTACTGCTAGGACTGCGGCGAAAACTTCTTCTGAGGGTTCTTCGAGGGCTTACACAGAGGAGCAGATAACTATCGTCCGGCAAATCAAGATGAAGAAGGATTACTATCAGATCTTGGGGTTGGAACGCAGTTGCGCCGTGGAGGATGTGCGGAAGGCATACCGAAAACTATCCCTGAAGGTCCACCCGGATAAAAACAAGGCACCTGGTGCCGAGGAAGCCTTTAAGTTAGTGTCTAAGGCTTTCCAGTGCCTTAGCAATGAAGAGAGCAGGAAAAGGTATGATCTTGTTGGGTCCGAGGAGCCTACTTACAATAGGGCTGCTGCACGGCGCCATGCTCATGGCTTCGATGGATTTTATGATGCTGACGTCGATGCTGAGGAAATCTTTAGGAACTTCTTCTTTGGAGGAATGGCTCCGGCGGCTGCTccttttggcttccaatttagaGCCGGCGGCATGGGTGGCCCAAGCTTTCACCAGACACAGGGGGATGGTAGTTTCAACCTCCGTGCTCTGATTCAGATCCTGCCTGTTATTATTCTGATTCTGTTGAACTTCCTGCCGTCCAATGATCCTGTGTATTCGTTATCTCGCTCATATCCTTATGAGCACAAAATTATGACGGCAAGAGGCGTGCCCTATTTTGTCAAGCCAGCAAAGTTTGAGCAAGAGTACCCGCACCAAAGCTCAGAACGTGCTTCTCTGGAGCGTCATGTTGAAAGGGATTATTTTACAATCCTTTCACAGAATTGTCGAGTTGAGCTGCAGCGGCGGCAGTGGGGTCTATCAAGCCAGACACCTAACTGCGACACACTtcggaagtttgaagaaacagcATCTTAA